In a single window of the Candidatus Margulisiibacteriota bacterium genome:
- a CDS encoding L-threonylcarbamoyladenylate synthase: MLNKTDLLNIQIAIQALKKGGIIALPTDTVYGIAADAGMEAAIEKINLLKKRPMDKNYILQVGSINDAEKLCREWTPQIKKTVKKYWPGQITFIFNKNPEVSYPFLDETIAIRIPDHELCLTLLKLYDKPLVVTSLNMSGEPEILRVADIPEQIGEQLDYVLPEQGVFSQKASTIVDLTRSYARVLRQGNVIFEAN, from the coding sequence ATGTTAAACAAGACTGATCTTTTAAATATCCAAATCGCTATACAGGCGCTGAAAAAGGGAGGCATTATCGCCTTGCCTACAGATACGGTTTACGGAATTGCCGCTGACGCAGGTATGGAGGCAGCAATAGAAAAAATCAATCTATTAAAAAAAAGGCCGATGGATAAAAATTATATCCTGCAGGTGGGTTCAATAAATGATGCTGAAAAATTGTGCCGGGAATGGACTCCCCAAATAAAAAAAACAGTAAAAAAATATTGGCCCGGACAAATAACGTTCATTTTTAACAAAAATCCGGAGGTTTCTTACCCTTTTTTAGATGAAACCATTGCCATCCGCATACCTGATCACGAGTTATGTCTTACACTTTTGAAGCTTTATGATAAACCGCTCGTAGTAACCAGTTTGAATATGTCCGGGGAACCTGAAATCTTGCGGGTTGCCGACATTCCCGAACAGATCGGTGAACAACTGGACTATGTTTTGCCGGAACAGGGAGTATTCTCCCAAAAAGCCTCCACGATTGTGGATTTGACCAGATCTTATGCCAGGGTTTTAAGACAGGGGAATGTTATCTTCGAAGCCAACTAA
- a CDS encoding response regulator, producing the protein MKILIVDDSPLIRKRLKDFLEDQDYDVFEADNGLDAVKLYNQHKPDVAFMDILMPKLDGLTAMAQILNEHPKAKIIILSSMGQQSKIIEAIQSGATDFIVKPFEPGKVIAAIEKAYAI; encoded by the coding sequence ATGAAAATACTTATTGTCGATGATTCACCTTTAATAAGAAAAAGACTAAAAGATTTTTTGGAAGATCAGGACTATGATGTGTTTGAGGCGGATAATGGTCTGGATGCCGTGAAGCTTTATAATCAGCATAAACCGGACGTTGCTTTTATGGATATATTAATGCCCAAACTGGATGGCCTCACAGCAATGGCCCAGATTTTAAATGAGCACCCCAAAGCCAAGATTATAATCCTCAGCAGTATGGGGCAGCAGTCCAAGATTATTGAGGCAATTCAAAGCGGAGCCACCGATTTTATTGTGAAACCTTTTGAACCGGGTAAAGTGATCGCAGCCATAGAAAAAGCTTACGCTATTTAA
- a CDS encoding chemotaxis protein produces MEKHALETVKVTDNAMELIDFRLVKKNDKDKIQEMIFGINVYKVKEVIFKPEHIFKVPSDTECLEGMVNLRGKVIPVINLQKKLGYNTNEYNTDYLVITEFNQVTCGFMVNQIKKIRRFSWQDMITPPPEIRSQYGDLITSITLLEGGDIMLILDFEKIIADMNADYYNNAIDWSKVKKTQDSHTIMCVDDSSVARKMAKKALEEAGYKVIDAVNGVEALQILKSLAEETTKNNESILNKINAIICDIEMPLMDGFTFTKTLKENPALNPIPVILHSSLSRTVLSGKGENVGAIDFLTKFNSTTLIEAVSKVT; encoded by the coding sequence ATGGAAAAACACGCACTCGAGACCGTAAAAGTCACTGATAATGCCATGGAGCTAATCGATTTCAGACTTGTAAAAAAGAATGACAAAGACAAAATTCAGGAGATGATTTTCGGGATCAATGTTTACAAGGTGAAAGAAGTTATTTTTAAACCTGAACATATTTTTAAGGTCCCATCAGATACCGAATGCCTGGAAGGTATGGTAAACCTCAGAGGCAAAGTAATCCCCGTTATAAATTTACAAAAAAAATTGGGTTATAATACCAATGAATACAATACTGATTATCTGGTGATCACTGAGTTTAATCAGGTTACTTGCGGTTTTATGGTAAACCAGATAAAAAAAATACGTCGGTTTTCCTGGCAGGATATGATTACACCACCACCTGAAATAAGGTCACAGTATGGTGATCTGATAACTTCTATCACTCTTCTGGAAGGTGGAGATATTATGCTGATCCTGGATTTTGAGAAAATAATAGCGGATATGAACGCTGATTATTACAACAATGCAATAGATTGGAGTAAAGTGAAAAAAACCCAGGACTCTCATACCATTATGTGTGTGGATGATTCCAGCGTAGCCAGAAAGATGGCCAAAAAAGCCCTGGAAGAAGCCGGCTACAAAGTAATAGATGCGGTTAACGGTGTAGAAGCTTTACAGATACTGAAATCACTTGCTGAAGAAACCACCAAAAATAATGAAAGTATTCTGAATAAAATCAATGCTATAATTTGTGATATAGAAATGCCCTTAATGGATGGTTTTACATTTACCAAAACTTTAAAGGAAAATCCGGCTTTAAACCCGATTCCGGTGATCTTACATTCATCTTTAAGTCGTACTGTACTTTCCGGAAAAGGGGAGAATGTGGGAGCGATTGATTTCCTTACCAAGTTTAATTCCACGACATTAATCGAGGCAGTCAGTAAAGTTACATGA
- a CDS encoding response regulator, which yields MNILVIDDKKDILFLVKTILEMESYDVTTVNNGDEGIELCKENAYPIIFLDLMMEGKDGFATLKEIRETKLNKKAYIIALTAKAYESDKKEVVEKGFDDHFSKPFRATEIITKVRNCLKK from the coding sequence ATGAATATTCTGGTCATTGACGATAAAAAAGATATCCTTTTTCTGGTGAAAACCATTCTGGAAATGGAAAGTTATGATGTAACCACTGTAAATAACGGTGACGAAGGAATCGAGCTTTGTAAGGAAAACGCCTATCCTATTATTTTTTTGGACCTGATGATGGAAGGTAAGGACGGCTTTGCTACACTGAAAGAAATCAGAGAGACCAAGTTAAACAAAAAAGCATATATAATTGCTCTTACCGCCAAGGCCTATGAAAGTGATAAAAAAGAAGTGGTGGAAAAAGGTTTTGACGATCATTTTTCCAAACCTTTTCGCGCCACCGAGATAATTACTAAAGTAAGAAATTGTCTTAAGAAGTAA
- the flhB gene encoding flagellar biosynthesis protein FlhB, with protein sequence MADPSKTENATPRKREEFRKKGSIAKSIEISTALILLTAYLVFKFTGPFIYNYIVYFFKYYLININKIAITPDDMTKLMIQATIHILVITIPVLAMIFLIVIIGNLLQVGFIITLEPIKPNLNKLNIIKGFKNLFSKRSLENLVKDLLKVTVIGYLVYSTIKTNIPVIVNFFNLDIQQSFFILCQIIMAILFKIIIAFIVIAVLDYLFQRYTLEEQMRMSKQEVKEEYKRTEGDPLIKGEIRRRQQEMARHRMMSEVPKADVVVTNPFHIAVALRYDAKKMVAPQVVAKGTRLVAENIKELARNNNVPIIENPPIARALYKSCKIGESITSELYSAVAEILTYIYKLSGKTFGI encoded by the coding sequence ACCCCGCAAACGTGAAGAATTTCGCAAAAAAGGAAGTATAGCCAAAAGTATAGAAATAAGTACAGCCCTCATCTTGCTTACCGCTTATCTTGTTTTTAAATTCACGGGCCCTTTTATTTACAACTATATAGTTTATTTTTTTAAATATTATCTGATAAATATCAATAAAATTGCCATTACTCCGGATGATATGACCAAACTGATGATCCAGGCTACCATACACATTCTGGTAATAACCATTCCGGTCCTGGCAATGATATTTTTAATAGTGATCATCGGCAATTTACTTCAGGTTGGTTTTATAATCACTCTGGAACCGATAAAGCCCAACTTGAATAAACTTAACATCATAAAAGGATTTAAAAATCTTTTTTCCAAACGTTCACTGGAAAACCTTGTGAAAGATTTGTTAAAAGTCACAGTTATAGGTTATCTGGTATATTCGACAATAAAAACTAATATCCCGGTGATTGTCAATTTTTTCAATCTGGATATTCAGCAGTCTTTTTTTATTTTATGCCAGATAATTATGGCCATTTTATTTAAAATTATTATAGCTTTTATTGTTATTGCCGTTCTGGATTACCTGTTTCAGCGTTATACGCTGGAAGAGCAGATGCGTATGAGCAAGCAGGAAGTTAAGGAGGAGTATAAAAGGACTGAGGGAGACCCCTTGATCAAAGGAGAGATCCGCAGACGGCAGCAGGAAATGGCCAGACATCGCATGATGTCTGAAGTTCCAAAGGCCGATGTGGTTGTTACCAATCCCTTTCACATCGCTGTAGCCCTGCGTTATGACGCAAAAAAAATGGTGGCACCACAGGTGGTTGCCAAAGGGACACGACTTGTTGCAGAAAATATTAAGGAGCTGGCCCGTAACAATAATGTGCCGATCATAGAAAATCCACCCATTGCCAGAGCGCTTTATAAAAGCTGCAAAATCGGTGAATCAATAACTTCAGAACTTTACTCGGCAGTAGCTGAGATACTTACTTATATTTATAAGCTCAGCGGTAAAACTTTCGGGATTTAA